In the Populus trichocarpa isolate Nisqually-1 chromosome 1, P.trichocarpa_v4.1, whole genome shotgun sequence genome, one interval contains:
- the LOC18095491 gene encoding epidermis-specific secreted glycoprotein EP1, whose protein sequence is MSSQLRVSLLAFLSIISLIAQAIAVTVPLSSTFKYVNEGEFGDYIVEYGANYRVLDPFNSPFQLCFYNTTPNAFTLALRMGTVRSTSTMRWVWEANRGNPVGENATLTFGEDGNLVLADADGRIAWQTNTANKGVVHFQVQPNGNMVLQDVKGYFIWQSFDYPTDTLLVGQSLLAGGAARLVSRRSEKQNSNGAYSLVMEPKRLAIYYKSPSSPKPKLYYTSDRFSVKNGRLQYVTFQSEPVTEEGFSYDLALEFSTGGNAILATPKYNSTLSFLRLGVDGNVKVYTYNDKVDIGAWEVTFTLFPGGKP, encoded by the coding sequence atgtcTTCCCAGCTTAGAGTCTCTCTTTTGGCATTTCTCTCAATCATTTCCTTAATTGCACAGGCTATAGCTGTGACTGTCCCTCTATCTTCCACATTTAAATATGTGAATGAAGGAGAATTCGGGGATTATATTGTAGAGTATGGTGCAAATTATCGAGTCCTAGACCCTTTCAATTCTCCTTTCCAGCTTTGCTTTTATAACACCACCCCTAATGCATTCACCCTTGCTCTGCGCATGGGTACCGTCAGGTCTACATCAACAATGCGTTGGGTATGGGAAGCCAACAGAGGAAACCCTGTTGGAGAAAATGCCACCCTCACCTTTGGAGAGGATGGAAACCTTGTGTTGGCGGATGCTGATGGCAGGATTGCTTGGCAAACCAACACTGCTAATAAAGGAGTGGTTCACTTCCAAGTGCAACCCAATGGTAACATGGTTCTTCAAGACGTAAAGGGCTACTTTATTTGGCAAAGTTTTGACTATCCCACTGATACCTTGTTGGTGGGTCAGTCTCTGCTCGCTGGAGGTGCAGCTAGGCTTGTGAGTCGACGCTCTGAGAAACAAAACTCAAATGGAGCGTATAGCCTGGTAATGGAGCCCAAAAGATTGGCCATATATTACAAGAGCCCAAGCTCCCCAAAACCCAAGCTCTACTACACATCTGATAGGTTTAGTGTTAAGAATGGTCGTTTACAATACGTGACATTCCAAAGCGAACCCGTGACAGAGGAGGGATTTTCCTATGATTTGGCTTTGGAGTTCTCTACTGGAGGGAATGCCATACTCGCTACACCCAAATACAATAGCACATTGTCATTCCTTCGACTTGGAGTAGATGGAAATGTGAAGGTCTACACTTACAATGATAAAGTGGACATTGGGGCCTGGGAAGTCACCTTCACTCTCTTCCCTGGTGGTAAACCTTGA